From the genome of Triticum aestivum cultivar Chinese Spring chromosome 1A, IWGSC CS RefSeq v2.1, whole genome shotgun sequence:
cctaacgcGGTACCCCGAGTGCTTTTTTCTTTTGCTGAGTGTAATTGATATTCGGTAAAAAAAGAAAACGTTTTTTTCCTTAGTGGAAGATGTAGTAGTGCGTCGTACCATTGCCTGAGAAACATTCCCAGTACTGCGTGGATGGCATATTTCTCCCTCTATACCCTAGGATATACACGTATCTCTATACATCACTGCTTGCTTGAGTAGCTAAAAACACAGCGACCCTCTAGCAGCGAGTGTTTCTTTTTTGTTGTTGAGAAAAACAGCGAGGTTTTTTTTTTTGAGTAATCTCACCAACTTTATTAATTCAAAATGATGTTCATAGATACAAGACTTGGGTCATAAAGATTGTCCATCCAAATATGTCTACTTATGTCTAAATTACAAGCAACTTAACGAGATTATGAGCCTTAAAATTGTGGTTTCTACGCTCATGCACAAAATTACAATAAAGAAAACTCGATCTACCGGCTATTATTTCATGTATAATAGCTACATGAGGCCCCCTTGTCCCCATGTTAATGCCATTAACGACTCCTTAGCAATCTGAAGGAAAACAGCGAGGGTAGAAAGGCGCGAAGCGCCATGGACGCAGGCCGGGACCATGGGCCAAAGATTCTTTTTATGGAAGCAGGGCCGCCCATCTAATTGAACGAGAAGGTCTCAAACTATTTAATGGCGTCCGACGAAACGGCACAGCTGCCACACGGTGGGCGCGGCGTCGATCAGATCTGCGGAGCAGGCAAAGCAGTTGCCCCCATCCACATGAGACTCACTGGACCTCAGAAAGGGGCCGGCGTGGAGCAGCAGCCAGCACCGTTCCTTTCACCTGAGAGGCTCAGACGACGCAGCGGGGCAACGGGGTGTTTGGCAGCTTGCCATTTGATCCTGGCCCTCACGAACGTGACATAGCTACGCCACAACTGGATCAACAATGACCTTCCGGTGTCGCATCAACGTCGACGCCAACCTGCGCGCGGAACCGATCGATCTCGATCGACGGCACGTGCATGGCGCCGGGGACCATGCATGCCCGTCCGGCCGGCCGGCTGGCCGGCCAAACTGCTGACGATAAGACGTTCGCTGTACGTAGCTCGTCTCACATCACATGTATGGCGATTAGCGAGCGCGCGTACGTACGACGAGATCTGTTACGTCGAGTTCACAGCGACCTCCGGAAATCGGTCCAAACTTGTTCCTTGTCCGGCTGTGACGCGCATATTCTCTCTCGCTGGGTGCCACAATTACTGAGAGGCGCACGTAGTGCACCGTGCTACGTTGCTCACGTCGCGCTCGTCGTTAGCTGTTACGCCGGCGTCGGCGTGCATGTTGTACCGGTGCTCGGCCGCCGGCAGCTAGCGGGTTACAGCTTAGTTTCACTTCTCAGGAGCAGTAACGCAGCGTGGATTACGAACAACCAGAGGCCAGTACAGGTTAATTAATCTGGAGCTGCTACAGTTTACATGGCAAAATGAATCGAGGCACACTCACGTAGCACACGCAGTCGGTCGGACCGTCGGACACGTAGCTGAGCGGCTGAAAGCCTGAGATTGATTCGGTTCACCTCAGGCGGAAAGATCCATTGCGGCCGGCGCTACTGCTCTCCAAGTCGCTCCCGGCGAGCGTGAAGGAGGAGTGGCCGGAGGAGGAGCTGGCTGTCGTGGTGACGACCAGGTCGACGAACGCGCTGACGATGGCGGCGTGGGTGCCTTTGCCGTTGGCGCGGAGGTACCACCCCAGCATCTTCTCTAGCCAGTCCCAGTCGCCCGCGCCGTGCGCCGTCATCATCTCCTCCATTGACGACCGGAAGTCCCGGTACGGGTCCACGGACTCGAAcgccaccgcgacgccgccgccgaaCGACGTCGCCCCCGCAGCCTCATGGCCGCGCGCGGGTGCTGGAGGTGGCTTCTTCTCGAGGATGGAGCTAGAGGGCGCGCGGGGCTCGAAGCGGAGGCGGTCGGACCGGAGACCGCGGACTATGGCGTCGGCCATGTCCTCGGCCGCGGCGCCGGAGGCTTCGGACTCCGTGGAGAGGCTGTCGGAGGCGGCACAGTCGTGGTGCATGCGGGCGGAGGAGTCGACGAAAAGGGATGCGGCGTTCTtggctgccaccgccgccgccgcagaagcGGACGGGGACCGGAAGGAATGAGCCGTTGGGTTCTTGCAGGAAGGCCACATCCATGCCTGTGGGGTGGCCGTCGGAGTGGGAGGCGACGACGGCGGAGTGTCTTTGTTGGCCGAGTTGACGGGGTAGAAGAGCGAGCTCAATGGTTGCTTCTTCACCATCGGTGTGACAGTTGATGGGAAGTGCAGAAGAATGGAGAACCGGCAGCAGCAACAGGAGTAGTTGGATGAAGAGATGGAGCCGAACTGGTGAAGAGAGTAGAAGAAGCTCGCGCATGTGTGCTTGTCAGTGCCTCTGTGTATTTCAAACTGGGGGTTTATTTGGTTCGGTACAAGCTATAAGTGTTAGCTTGGTTCTTTTGAAGGGGCCGGTGGGAGGGAAGGAAGAAGGTGAGGGTGAAGGGAAAGATCTTCTGTGGGTAGGGTTTAGAGCATCTCTAACATACTCCAGATCATCGAGTGGTTGCATGTGAGCATGGGTATCTTAAAGTTGTCAATACATCTCTAGGAAGTTCGCAACATGCTCTACATCTTGTGCCGGAAGATGAACATGTACTCCAGACTTCTAAAAATCATGCGTGCGGGCTTTCCCTCTGTCATCATCCTCAacaatcatgttgtgcaagattacACAACAATTCATGACCTGCAACAATGTCCTCGGATCCCACATATTTGAAAACCCACGACCAACACCCCAACGAGCTTGgagcactccaaatgccctctcgatATCCTTCCTAGCAACTTCTTGCAGTGCAAAGAGACATCACTTGTTACCTTAGGGATGGGATATAGTCTTCACAAATGCCCCCACCGAGGATACATACCATCGGCAAGATAGTACGCCACGGTGTATTCATGCTCGTTGACGATGTAGTTGCACGCCGGAGCATCCCAAGTGTCTTGAAAAACGGAGATTGTGAAGCACATTGGAGTTGTTTTGAGAACCCGCCATGGCGAAAGAAAGAATGCCAAAATCCACAAGTCTTTTAATGACACTGTTTCAAGTATGATGTCTCGAATTAAAATAAATTTTCATAAGAGTGAATTGTTGTGCTTTGGATGCGCCGAAGAAGTTGAGAGCGATTACATATAATTGTATGGATGTGAAATTGGTAGTTTGCCATTTACATATCCCGGTATCCCGATTTATCATAGGAAAATCACCAATAATAGAAGGGAAATGCATGTGGATTGGTTGGAGAAAAGGTTGAATTTTTGGAAGGGTAAAATGATGTCCTATGGAGGCACATCGGTCCTTGTGAGATCGGTTCTCATGAGTTTGCCTATGTTCATGCTCTCATTTTTTTAAAGTGCCAATAGGGGTATGAAAAAAGACTAGATTTCTAACGTTCTAGaatttttttggcagagtgatgaacatAAGGCCAAACACCGTTTGGCGAGGTGGGATGTTTTGTGCAGGCCAAAAgacaggggggggggggagtttggaTCTCGAGTTAAAAAATACGTGTTTGCTTATCAAATGACTTTATAGACTCGCTTCAGAGGACGAGGAGTGTGGATACCGTTATTGTGTAAAAAATACGCTCAAAGACGCTGTCTCAAGTCACTGTGCAACCATTTCATTCACCCTGGTTGCTTTTTCAATTGGGGAAGAATTCATATGGGTGATGGTCGGACAACTAGGTTCTGAGAGGATACTTGGCTTGGGGACATGCCCCTTGCTTTACAGTATCCTTCTTTGTAAAATATTGTTCAGTGTAAGAAATACTATGTGAGCATTGTATTGGAGGTCAAATACACTGAATATCTAGTTCAGGAGAGCTCTGATCGGGGATAAGTGGACTGTGTGGGTGCATTTAGTTCAATGGTTGATACGTATTAACCTCACTAATGTACCAGACACATTGCATTGGAAGTTGGCGCCTTCTAGGGTTTCACGGTCTAATCTATGTACATAGATTTAAGCCTTCTGGGTTTTCACATTCTAATATATGTACATAGATTTAATCAACTCTGGACTCAATTCAAAGCACATTTGGAAAACAAAAGTATCACTCAAAATTAAAATTTCCATGTGGTTTGTTCATAGTGGAGTTATTCTTACTATAATCTAGCAAAATGTAAATGGCAAGGCAACAAACAGTGTTGCTTCTGTGATCACGAggaaatattccaaaataattccccgtaaatttttatcgcgtttggacttcatttgatatggattttctgcgaaacaaaaacatgcaataaacaagAACTGGAGCTGGGCActagataagtaagttagtccaaataaatcatataaaaagttaaCAAAAggatgtaaaagttgtataatattggcatgaaacaatcaaaaattatagataagatggagacgtatcagcatccgcaagcttaattcctgctcatcctcgagtaggtaaatgataaaaaggataatttttgatgtggaatgctacctagcataaacatgatcatatatctaatcatagcatgaatattaagacataagtgattcaaagtaatagtctataatttgacataaagacatcaatactcaggcatcccaacaaacaatcatgtcttttaaaatatcaacgctgaagaaagctatccctacaaaatcatatagtcttgtcatgctctgtcttcttaacacaaagtatttatcctgcacaaccccgatgacaagccgagcaattggttcatactttttaacgcgcttcagctttttcaaccctcacacaatacatgagcgcaagccatggatatagcactataggtggaatagagtatgatgataggggtaaatataaagaagacaaaaagtaaaaaagtctcacatcgacgcggctaaccaacgggctatggagatgcccatcaatcgatatcaatgcgaggagtagggattgccatgcaacgaaggcactaagagctataagtgtatgaaagctcaatatgaaaactaagtgggtgtgcatctattgctataatgaaaaattcccattagtatatgaaagtgacaacataggagactctccatatgaaaaacatggtgctactttgaagcacaagtgtggtaaaagatactaacaatgccccttctctctttgtttatttttttttctttttttttcttccttcctttttttctttttttctttttctttttctctcattgtctggagtctcatcccgacttgtgggggaatcatagtctccatcatcctttcctcactggggaactactctaaaaatgaataatgatgatcatcacacttctatttacttataactcaaaataaataaaaattacaactcgatacctatgaaaaaatatgactctataggaATGACTCTGGCacgtaccaggatgtgcaatgatctagcgtaacatgtatgaaaaatgatgaacggtggctgagccccaactactatgtcagctatatgatcatgcaaagcaatatgacaatgaaatgctcaagtcatcaaactgaagcggtggaagttgcatggcaatatatctcggaatggccatggaaaagacataataggtaggtatggtggctgttttgaggaagatataataaggcttatgtgtgatagagtgtatcatatcacggggtttggatgcaccggcgaagtttgcaccgactctcgaggtgagaaagggcaatgcacggtaccgtagaggctagcaaattgcggaaaggtaagagtgtgtataatccatggactcacattagtcataaataactcatatatttattgcaaaagtttattagccctcgaagcaaagtactactacgcatgcccctagggggatagatggtaggaaaagaccatcgctcgtccccgaccaccactcataaggaagacaatcaatagtaaatcatgctccaacatcatagcataacgagagactatacatgcatgctttgggaatcacaaacattaacaccaatattcttactaaccacaaccgtttactagtacctcccacatattaccatctctatatcacaaaactattgcaaggaatcaaacatatcatattcagtgatccataatttttatgtaggattttatgactaaccatgcaattgaccaattcctgttgactctctaaatatatctaagtgaagcatgagagtttaattctttctacaaaagaccatgctctaacaaatataagtgaagcaaaatagcattcttcaaacaacggttttctatgtgaagagaaacaggcaatccagacttcaaatgatataagtgaagcacatgaagcattctataaagccacactcaaaagatataaatgaagtgcaatgagcattctataaatcaaccatggactatctcataccagcatggtgcatacaacaaaaatgaaaaataaacacaaaagacgctccaagatttgcacatatcacatgaacgaaacgaatccgaaaacataccgatacttgttgaagaaagatgggatgccttccggggcatcccctagcttagacgcttgagtctccttgaatatttacttggggttccttgggcatccccaagcttgagctcttgcctctcgtccttctcctcatatcgagacctcctcgatcttcgaacacttcatccacataaaacttaaccgaacttttagtggcggggttagtgaatatgacaatgaaatcccatcatgtactactgtaacattattgtataattataaacaaacattacccactgtattcTATCATAATTCTATGGCctcaagtcaaggaggcttcaacaagaattcaaacatatgcaaataatgaagctataacagcaatctgtgaaaacaggacagtccGTAAGGATttaaacatccaccatacttctgtaactcaaacaattctgaaacaattaggaaaaatacaaattttgtatataaatacagtgcaaaaggtttcagaactgtttgacgttccagtaaaaaatgtaaaatcgagcactacagccaaagattctgttttgcaccgcacacaCCAACAAGCAATTTTATCATCccaaaggcaaaccttggcacattatttttataatacaatggaattgtacaaggggataattatttttgttgaaaagtttctgtaattaatattcacaaagtttccctgggcatgaacaaagttcaaggacaccctccactttcacaatgctcgtccctctcactttcgcttttctttttgtgaagctTTAAGTTcccctatatttttttgtttttaaaatttataaaagcactcaatgtaaataaatgactctctaaaacttccgggttgtctccctggcagtgctttctttaaatccattaagctaggcatatagtgcttaagtaatggatccacccgggtCCCAAGGTATATTAAAGCCAGTTTTAATtgacaatgatttggcatttagtaatgagcaaaaagcaacatatatcatgcaatgatgaagtctaactctcttcatatgcatcggcatgtcatacgaGAACAATTCATGACCATCAAGTAAATgtcaatacatagcataagcagtttcttgaaattttatcgtgttggaaacataaagaggcggagatgtagttcctctctcataataattgcaagtaggagcaacaagcacatgcatattatattcatcaaaatcatcatgtgtaacggtaaaatgcaacccatcaatgtaatccttaataagtgcaaacttctccaatatagtgtagtttggagaattcaaaaagatagtaggactatcatgtgtgggtgcaatagcaacaatgtcgttcttaatataaggaactatagcaagttcatctccataagcatagttcatattggcatcttggccacaagcatagcaagcatcaagttcatcaaaaatgaatatttcaaatgaatcaatgagatcatagcaattatcatggcattcatccttcggtaagaacgaagggaaattaaataatgtatgagttggagggttactctcattagaaggtgggcacgggtagctaatccactgttcctccttttgttcctcgctctcctcatcatctttttcatccaatgagctcacagtttcatcaatttattcTTCCGTAGACTCCTGCAAaacattagtctcttcttggacagcggagactttctcaataaattcatcaatatcggaattgtatttataattatcatagcaatatttaaggatagcaaaattttcaggtcaataaacatcatcatcaaaagattcaaacttttcaaacaaagattcaatttcatatgcgcccttaaaagcaacaaattcttatatttgttccacatcatagtaatcatatataccattagcataagaagctaaggtttcattttcattaaattcacatgaaaagggaggATGTGGAgtattcatcctagagcaacaagtataatcatatctctgacataaattccaagcata
Proteins encoded in this window:
- the LOC123150556 gene encoding transcription repressor OFP13, translating into MVKKQPLSSLFYPVNSANKDTPPSSPPTPTATPQAWMWPSCKNPTAHSFRSPSASAAAAVAAKNAASLFVDSSARMHHDCAASDSLSTESEASGAAAEDMADAIVRGLRSDRLRFEPRAPSSSILEKKPPPAPARGHEAAGATSFGGGVAVAFESVDPYRDFRSSMEEMMTAHGAGDWDWLEKMLGWYLRANGKGTHAAIVSAFVDLVVTTTASSSSGHSSFTLAGSDLESSSAGRNGSFRLR